A part of Carettochelys insculpta isolate YL-2023 chromosome 1, ASM3395843v1, whole genome shotgun sequence genomic DNA contains:
- the SSMEM1 gene encoding serine-rich single-pass membrane protein 1, translating into MRFPFLYFWWLYLHNGPGEAITSQGPDYRECDGDDEDFCGVVGQVLLLYCIGILAITLINRGYIWILQRRQGKEGPSEKGISNSKVPRDSVGKRHSRFSIWDFFSKFFKGKTKKHSCQSANPVFYSEVASAWARIERKRARLVSKLSRQTVCDSDSSEIDSEDLDSGASLWKESETEYIPTSSSFRQRKIELWQRNTGSHWRRDQPCLRCKAKRTRKWLSQHFFNPMSPAHEKSSSLDENSSRSIAT; encoded by the exons ATGAGATTCCCTTTCCTCTATTTTTGGTGGCTTTATTTACATAATGGCCCTGGAGAAGCTATCACCAGCCAAGGACCAGATTATAGGGAGTGTGATGGAGATGATGAAGATTTTTGTGGGGTTGTGGGCCAAGTCCTTCTTTTATATTGTATTGGCATTTTGGCTATAACTCTCATCAACCGTGGTTATATTTGG ATTCTCCAGAGACGTCAAGGTAAAGAAGGACCTTCTGAGAAAGGGATTAGCAATTCAAAAG TTCCCAGGGACTCTGTTGGCAAGCGACACAGCAGGTTCAGCATCTGGGATTTCTTCAGCAAGTTTTTCAAGGGGAAAACCAAGAAACACTCCTGCCAGTCTGCTAACCCTGTCTTCTATTCAGAGGTGGCTTCAGCCTGGGCCCGCATAGAAAGGAAGCGAGCAAGGCTCGTCTCGAAGCTCAGCCGGCAGACTGTCTGTGATAGCGATTCCTCGGAGATAGACAGCGAGGACTTGGATTCAGGGGCATCCTTGTGGAAGGAGAGTGAAACAGAGTATATCCCCACTTCGTCCAGCTTTAGGCAGAGAAAGATAGAACTGTGGCAAAGGAATACAGGGAGCCACTGGCGGAGGGACCAGCCATGCCTGCGCTGCAAAGCCAAGAGGACAAGAAAATGGCTGTCCCAGCATTTCTTTAATCCCATGTCACCTGCTCATGAGAAAAGCAGTTCATTAGATGAGAATTCCTCAAGGAGCATTGCCACGTGA